From a region of the Teredinibacter turnerae genome:
- a CDS encoding DUF1036 domain-containing protein produces the protein MKPLLRTCTILVGLAVSLCITAQPALADSAKICNRTPFPVFVAYVHFSQDSSKWEKQGWYRTLPGNCTTTRASNADFYYYFAEADTNDIVAKNLNKTDIYWGGGKEENALSFCVTHKAFTKFTDDCTDMPRTVTFARRAMGGSQELTCTSCGVTITTLEQAGIAYRRLQGQIRYGKSLSDDPAGTPFRIGVEAEGDVHGPFITKVYSGLPAEHLLQPGDRIMMLDNHRVTNLYDMVFLLQEFGYRADPRKRHITIGFTRYDPTPTYYEAELPVLYYRALDDNISISEGDAAALALVDGAVFNTSPYLRCIGSFIYNEYNEIPKHQREKNCVAKRLAERARAAELHDSMAIYDFVGSLTSPRLIFKLGGKAVARSAARRAMFAMADEAVQGAISEVGWAGGIRNVRAPELVKTMSIGAVAGGVIGFIAR, from the coding sequence ATGAAGCCATTACTTCGCACATGTACTATTCTCGTTGGCCTTGCCGTGTCGCTATGCATCACTGCGCAACCGGCACTCGCCGACTCCGCTAAAATCTGCAACCGCACACCTTTCCCGGTTTTTGTTGCCTACGTTCACTTCAGCCAGGACTCTTCCAAGTGGGAGAAACAAGGCTGGTATCGCACGCTGCCCGGCAACTGCACCACCACGCGCGCTAGCAATGCCGACTTTTATTACTACTTTGCCGAAGCAGACACCAACGACATTGTTGCCAAGAATCTAAACAAAACCGATATTTACTGGGGGGGCGGGAAGGAAGAAAACGCATTGAGCTTCTGCGTTACCCACAAAGCATTCACAAAGTTTACCGACGACTGTACCGACATGCCACGCACGGTGACATTCGCGCGCCGCGCTATGGGGGGAAGCCAGGAACTCACCTGCACCAGTTGCGGGGTCACCATCACCACACTGGAACAGGCGGGCATTGCCTATCGCCGTTTGCAAGGCCAGATTCGCTACGGTAAATCCCTATCCGACGACCCCGCGGGAACGCCGTTTCGCATTGGGGTGGAAGCCGAGGGCGACGTCCACGGCCCCTTTATTACCAAGGTCTATTCCGGGCTGCCAGCGGAACATCTGTTGCAACCGGGTGACCGCATCATGATGCTCGACAATCACCGGGTCACTAACCTCTACGATATGGTGTTTTTACTGCAGGAATTTGGCTATCGCGCCGACCCGCGCAAACGCCATATCACCATCGGATTTACCCGCTACGATCCCACGCCGACCTATTACGAAGCCGAGTTGCCCGTGCTGTATTACCGCGCGCTGGACGACAACATCTCTATTTCCGAAGGCGACGCCGCCGCGCTGGCGCTGGTGGACGGCGCGGTGTTTAACACTTCACCCTATCTCCGCTGCATTGGTTCGTTTATTTATAACGAATACAACGAGATTCCCAAGCACCAGCGCGAAAAAAATTGCGTCGCCAAGCGCTTGGCGGAACGCGCCCGCGCCGCAGAACTCCACGACAGTATGGCGATTTACGATTTTGTCGGCAGCCTTACCAGCCCGCGTCTGATTTTTAAGCTGGGCGGTAAAGCCGTAGCGCGCAGTGCGGCGCGCCGCGCAATGTTTGCGATGGCCGATGAAGCGGTACAAGGGGCTATCAGCGAAGTCGGCTGGGCGGGCGGCATACGTAATGTGCGCGCCCCCGAGCTAGTTAAAACCATGTCGATTGGCGCCGTCGCAGGCGGCGTGATTGGCTTTATTGCACGTTAA
- a CDS encoding J domain-containing protein, giving the protein MTNASAPWDDMLWVIWNGTLGILDTVAIGLVEGSGASRVAWLDEPYDMVGPFSLHELEHCGQIDFAACTVMSREFWQRNQEQLRRDGLRARAAAQARMQAEFERLFEQRQFHQHQTRRDTRAQPESHYRRLLALPESGSLTTHIIKGAYRKLAQKAHPDQGGDQETFIALTEARDLLLASIA; this is encoded by the coding sequence ATGACAAACGCAAGTGCTCCCTGGGACGATATGCTCTGGGTAATCTGGAACGGCACCCTCGGTATTTTAGACACAGTCGCTATTGGCCTGGTCGAAGGCAGTGGCGCCAGCCGCGTTGCCTGGCTGGACGAACCCTACGATATGGTGGGCCCTTTCAGCCTGCACGAACTGGAACACTGTGGCCAAATTGACTTTGCCGCCTGTACCGTGATGTCCCGCGAGTTCTGGCAACGCAACCAAGAACAACTGCGCCGCGACGGGCTGCGAGCCCGCGCCGCAGCGCAAGCACGCATGCAGGCAGAGTTCGAGCGCCTTTTTGAACAGCGTCAGTTCCATCAGCACCAAACCCGCAGAGATACACGGGCACAGCCGGAAAGTCACTACCGTCGCCTGTTGGCACTACCGGAGTCAGGGAGCCTGACTACCCATATTATTAAAGGCGCATACCGCAAACTGGCACAAAAAGCCCACCCCGATCAAGGCGGCGACCAGGAGACATTTATTGCGCTCACCGAGGCCCGCGATCTGTTACTGGCCAGCATCGCCTAA
- a CDS encoding FmdB family zinc ribbon protein: MPVYDYKCQDHGIFNELATMEDASNPAACPSCGKLCGRVIMLSPEFLNMDPQKRQAEMTNEKARYEPEFSTEERREEDHHHKNGCGCSSHKPGKSKLMYTARGEKMFPSARPWMISH, translated from the coding sequence ATGCCCGTTTACGATTACAAATGTCAGGACCACGGTATATTCAACGAACTGGCCACCATGGAAGACGCATCCAATCCGGCTGCTTGCCCCAGTTGTGGCAAGCTTTGCGGCCGCGTAATTATGCTGTCTCCGGAGTTTTTGAATATGGACCCGCAGAAGCGGCAAGCGGAAATGACAAATGAAAAAGCGCGGTATGAACCGGAGTTTTCAACCGAAGAACGGCGGGAGGAGGACCACCACCACAAGAACGGGTGCGGCTGTAGCTCGCATAAGCCCGGAAAATCCAAGCTCATGTACACGGCACGCGGAGAAAAAATGTTTCCCTCTGCACGCCCCTGGATGATCAGCCATTAA